In Coregonus clupeaformis isolate EN_2021a chromosome 7, ASM2061545v1, whole genome shotgun sequence, one genomic interval encodes:
- the LOC121569355 gene encoding procollagen C-endopeptidase enhancer 2-like isoform X1, whose protein sequence is MSFMPRSENGRSGGWSVHPTMWRICSIFCAWGVLSLTEVCAQTLLGSQPRPTFTCGGNITGDTGVVGSPGYPGVYPPNTKCVWRITVPEGKVVVLSFRFIDLESDNLCRYDYVDVYSGHVRGQRLGRFCGTFRPGALVSTGNKMLIQMVSDANTAGSGFLAVYSAAEPHERGDQYCGGRLDKPFGSIKTPNWPEKDYPAGVTCSWHIVAPKNQIIEVKFEKFDVERDNYCRYDYVAIFNGAEINNAKRIGKYCGDSPPAPVFSEGNQLLIQFLSDLSLTADGFIGHYKFRPKKFPTTPVPPTTTTPVPLTRPIPLKYSVGLCQQKCKRSGTIESNYCTSDFVITGTVITAVVRGGSMYATISIIHVYKESNLAIQQAGKTMSTKIIILCKKCPFIRRGLHYIFMGSADDDGKGKIAPHHFVMAFKAKNQRGLNVLKTKRC, encoded by the exons ATGTCATTCATGCCACGGAGCGAAAACGGGCGAAGTGGTGGCTGGTCCGTTCACCCGACAATGTGGAGAATATGCAGTATTTTTTGCGCATGGGGTGTCCTGTCTTTGACAGAGGTCTGCGCGCAGACTCTATTGGGGTCACAACCGAG ACCAACGTTTACATGCGGAGGCAATATAACGGGGGATACTGGGGTCGTTGGGAGCCCAGGGTATCCAGGGGTGTACCCCCCAAATACAAAATGTGTTTGGAGAATCACG GTCCCTGAGGGTAAAGTGGTGGTCCTGTCCTTCCGTTTCATTGACCTGGAGAGTGACAACCTGTGTCGCTATGACTACGTGGATGTTTACAGCGGCCATGTGAGAGGCCAAAGGCTGGGCCGCTTCTGTGGGACGTTCAGGCCAGGCGCCCTGGTCTCCACCGGCAACAAGATGCTCATTCAGATGGTGTCTGATGCCAACACGGCTGGGAGCGGCTTCCTGGCGGTGTACTCGGCTGCCGAGCCACACGAGAGAG GGGACCAGTACTGTGGAGGTCGTCTGGATAAACCCTTCGGGTCGATTAAGACCCCTAACTGGCCCGAGAAGGACTACCCCGCTGGGGTCACCTGCTCATGGCACATAGTGGCTCCTAAGAACCAG ATCATTGAGGTGAAGTTTGAGAAGTTTGATGTGGAAAGAGACAACTACTGTCGCTACGACTACGTGGCCATTTTCAACGGGGCAGAGATCAACAACGCGAAGAGGATCGGGAAGTACTGTGGAGATAGCCCTCCAGC tccagtATTCTCTGAAGGTAACCAGCTCCTGATCCAGTTCCTGTCAGACCTCAGTTTGACAGCAGACGGGTTCATCGGCCACTACAAGTTCAGACCTAAGAAGTTCCCCACCACCCCGGTACCACCGACCACCACCACCCCGGTACCACTGACCAGACCCATAC CCCTGAAGTACTCTGTAGGTCTGTGCCAGCAGAAATGCAAAAGAAGTGGAACCATTGAGAGCAACTATTGTACCAGTGACTTCG TGATAACAGGAACCGTCATCACGGCGGTGGTGCGAGGAGGCAGCATGTATGCCACCATCTCCATCATACACGTCTACAAAGAAAGCAACCTGGCCATCCAGCAGGCTGGCAAGACCATGAGCACCAAGATCATCATCCTCTGCAAGAAATGTCCGTTCATCAGACGAG